A window from Streptomyces sp. NBC_00271 encodes these proteins:
- a CDS encoding substrate-binding domain-containing protein, with amino-acid sequence MHGNRKATPAVMKARSAATTAAIAATVLAGCERGSSHGPGDSPTGPGGCPAIQDRAETAVRQAERTDVPWSGPTGGPTAVPGKTLVYVAQTMTNPGVAGAANGVREAARVIGWNVRVIDGGGTPVGIQAAMSAALALRPSGIVIGGFDPNSTSRQVSQADKAGIPLIGWHAVAAPGPSRRPRLFTNVTTRVEDVAGISAQWIIAHSDGHAGVVLITDASIPFARNKSELIRKDLSTCSGVRLLSKENIPISDASSRIPREISSLLSRFGSTWTHSVAINDLYFADAAPAFRAAGKNGAGPPFNIGAGDGDPSAFQRINSEQYQAATVPEPLSLQGWQIVDEFNRAFASRPASGYVAPVHITTADNSHGATTWDPSGYQQAYRKIWGK; translated from the coding sequence GTGCACGGCAACCGCAAGGCCACTCCCGCCGTCATGAAGGCGCGGTCCGCCGCCACCACTGCGGCCATCGCGGCAACGGTCCTCGCGGGCTGCGAACGCGGCTCGTCGCACGGCCCGGGAGACTCCCCCACGGGCCCTGGTGGCTGCCCCGCGATCCAGGACCGCGCCGAGACCGCCGTCCGACAGGCGGAAAGGACCGACGTTCCCTGGAGCGGGCCGACCGGCGGCCCCACGGCAGTCCCAGGCAAGACCCTCGTCTACGTCGCCCAGACCATGACCAATCCCGGCGTCGCGGGCGCCGCGAACGGGGTGCGGGAAGCCGCACGGGTCATCGGCTGGAACGTCAGGGTGATCGACGGCGGGGGCACACCCGTAGGCATCCAGGCGGCGATGAGCGCGGCCTTGGCGCTCAGACCCTCGGGCATCGTCATCGGCGGCTTCGACCCCAACTCGACGTCGCGGCAGGTCTCCCAGGCCGACAAGGCGGGCATCCCGCTCATCGGCTGGCACGCGGTCGCCGCCCCCGGACCCAGCCGAAGGCCCCGGCTCTTCACCAACGTCACCACCCGGGTCGAGGACGTGGCCGGAATCAGCGCCCAGTGGATCATCGCTCACTCCGACGGCCATGCCGGGGTCGTGCTCATCACCGATGCCTCGATCCCCTTCGCCAGGAACAAGTCCGAGCTGATCAGGAAGGACCTCTCCACCTGCTCGGGCGTGCGGCTCCTGTCGAAGGAGAACATCCCGATCTCGGACGCGAGCAGCCGCATCCCCCGGGAGATCTCCTCGCTCCTCTCCCGCTTCGGGAGCACGTGGACCCACTCCGTCGCCATCAACGATCTGTACTTCGCCGACGCCGCCCCCGCCTTCCGTGCCGCCGGCAAGAACGGCGCAGGGCCGCCCTTCAACATCGGCGCAGGTGACGGCGACCCCTCCGCCTTCCAGCGCATCAACAGCGAGCAGTACCAGGCCGCCACCGTCCCCGAGCCGCTGTCCCTGCAGGGCTGGCAGATCGTCGACGAGTTCAACCGCGCCTTCGCGAGTCGGCCCGCCAGCGGATATGTGGCCCCCGTCCACATCACCACGGCCGACAACAGCCACGGGGCCACGACCTGGGACCCGTCGGGTTATCAGCAGGCGTACCGGAAGATCTGGGGCAAGTAA
- a CDS encoding ABC transporter permease: MTESSPPRPRPRRPRPLRHLGRPGGPQGSRGPGGHLIGRYGLLALTALLFLIFSLALPRTFPTLDTVDAILSTQSIPAVLALAAMVPIVTGRFDLSLGYGLGLAHVMVMQLVVNNGWPWPLACLAVILGGAVVGILNGVIVEFGRINSFIATLGTGSMLYAVTGWVTDGGRIVPGPQGLPIAFADLYDSMFLGLPVPAFYVLGLAVALWLVLERLPLGRYLYVIGANRRAADLIGIPTRRYSVYAFTASGLIVGLAGVLLAAQQQIGNPSVGLDYLLPAFAAALLGSTAIRPGRPNAMGTVVAVAVLAVGLTGIGQMGAGFWTIPLFYGGTLLVAVGLSGYSARRLRTGAAAARDSPDAPPPPPSSPTRESGAAGTAP; this comes from the coding sequence ATGACGGAATCCTCCCCACCCCGACCCCGGCCGCGGCGACCGAGGCCGCTGCGCCACCTCGGCCGACCGGGCGGGCCACAGGGATCGCGCGGACCGGGCGGGCACCTCATCGGCAGGTACGGCCTCCTGGCGCTCACCGCCCTGCTCTTCCTGATCTTCTCCCTCGCTCTGCCACGCACGTTCCCCACGCTGGACACCGTCGACGCGATCCTGTCCACCCAGTCGATCCCGGCCGTCCTCGCACTCGCCGCCATGGTCCCCATCGTGACGGGCCGCTTCGACCTCTCCCTCGGCTACGGCCTCGGCCTGGCGCACGTCATGGTGATGCAGCTCGTCGTCAACAACGGCTGGCCCTGGCCGCTCGCCTGCCTCGCGGTGATCTTGGGTGGGGCGGTCGTGGGCATCCTCAACGGCGTCATCGTCGAGTTCGGCCGGATCAACTCCTTCATCGCCACGCTAGGGACAGGCAGCATGCTGTACGCCGTGACCGGCTGGGTCACCGACGGTGGTCGGATCGTCCCCGGCCCGCAGGGCCTCCCCATCGCCTTCGCCGACCTTTACGACTCGATGTTCCTCGGCCTTCCCGTCCCCGCCTTCTACGTGCTGGGGCTCGCCGTCGCGCTCTGGCTGGTGCTGGAACGGCTGCCGCTCGGCCGCTACCTGTACGTCATCGGTGCGAACCGGCGCGCCGCGGACCTCATCGGCATCCCGACGCGCAGGTACTCCGTCTACGCGTTCACCGCGTCGGGACTGATCGTCGGCCTCGCCGGCGTTCTGCTCGCGGCCCAACAGCAGATCGGCAACCCCAGCGTCGGTCTCGACTACCTGCTGCCCGCCTTTGCCGCCGCCCTCCTCGGCTCCACCGCGATCAGACCCGGCCGCCCCAACGCCATGGGCACCGTCGTCGCCGTCGCCGTTCTGGCCGTCGGCCTCACGGGCATCGGTCAGATGGGCGCGGGCTTCTGGACGATTCCGCTGTTCTACGGCGGCACCCTGCTCGTGGCTGTCGGTCTGTCCGGCTACTCCGCCCGCCGCCTTCGCACCGGCGCCGCGGCGGCCCGTGACTCGCCCGACGCGCCGCCTCCGCCACCCTCCTCCCCCACGCGGGAGAGTGGTGCGGCGGGCACCGCTCCATGA
- a CDS encoding sugar ABC transporter ATP-binding protein → MHDAPDTSPKDVPPLGATPLVRIRGLGKRFGGTLALAGVDLDVHAGSVLALLGPNGAGKSTLIKVLAGVHHADAGQITVDGHPLGSHAASRSMSFIHQDLGLVEWMTVAESIALSIGYPRRAGLISWRRTRERCADALRIVAGHLDPDAPIARLSPAERSLVAIARALAAHAKLIVLDEPTARLPAADCARLFRVLHALRDQGHGILYVSHRLDEVYKVADTFAVLRDGHLVSHGPLAGRGPARLVHDIVGEELADYRPATVAADGPAVLTLDGVRTAGAGPVNLDLGPGEVLGLVGLSGAGHMDLGRALAGSRALLDGRVLLDGQPYSPRTVADAVGLGVGFVSGDRQREGCAAELTVRENLLANPGAGGLSALSWISPRRERAEAAGLIERLSVRPTDSEAPLATLSGGNQQKVVIGRWLRVGLRLLILEEPTASVDIGAKAAVYRLLDDGLAAGLAVLLISTDFEEVAGVCRRALVFVRGSVTAELSGRDLTVAGLTRAASAMPLSGTATHP, encoded by the coding sequence GTGCACGACGCTCCCGACACTTCCCCGAAAGACGTCCCGCCCTTGGGGGCGACGCCTCTGGTCCGCATCCGCGGGCTCGGCAAGCGGTTCGGCGGGACTCTCGCACTGGCCGGGGTCGACCTCGATGTCCACGCGGGCAGCGTCCTCGCCCTACTGGGGCCCAACGGTGCGGGAAAGTCCACGCTCATCAAGGTGCTCGCCGGCGTCCACCACGCCGATGCCGGGCAGATCACGGTGGACGGGCACCCGCTCGGCAGTCATGCCGCCTCCCGCAGCATGTCCTTCATCCACCAGGACCTCGGTCTCGTGGAGTGGATGACGGTCGCCGAGAGCATCGCCCTGAGCATCGGGTATCCCCGACGCGCCGGCCTGATTTCCTGGAGGCGGACCCGGGAGCGCTGCGCCGACGCCCTGAGGATCGTCGCCGGACATCTCGACCCCGACGCGCCGATCGCCCGGCTCTCCCCCGCCGAGCGCTCGCTGGTCGCCATCGCCCGTGCCCTGGCGGCACACGCGAAGCTCATCGTCCTGGACGAGCCCACCGCCCGACTCCCCGCCGCGGACTGCGCCCGGCTCTTCCGCGTGCTCCATGCCCTGCGCGACCAGGGCCACGGCATTCTCTACGTCAGCCACCGGCTGGACGAGGTGTACAAGGTCGCCGACACCTTCGCCGTGCTGCGCGACGGCCACCTCGTCAGCCACGGCCCGCTGGCGGGCCGGGGCCCCGCCCGTCTGGTGCACGACATCGTCGGCGAGGAACTGGCCGACTACCGGCCCGCCACGGTTGCGGCCGACGGCCCGGCCGTCCTGACCCTCGACGGCGTACGAACCGCCGGCGCGGGACCCGTCAACCTGGACCTCGGGCCCGGGGAAGTCCTGGGCCTGGTCGGCCTCTCGGGCGCCGGGCACATGGACCTGGGCCGAGCCCTCGCCGGCTCCCGGGCCCTCCTCGACGGGCGCGTCCTGCTCGACGGTCAGCCGTACAGCCCGCGCACGGTCGCTGACGCCGTCGGCCTCGGGGTGGGCTTCGTGAGCGGCGACAGACAACGTGAGGGCTGCGCCGCGGAGCTGACCGTACGCGAGAACCTCCTGGCCAACCCCGGCGCGGGCGGTCTGTCGGCGCTGAGCTGGATCAGTCCCCGCCGCGAACGTGCCGAGGCGGCCGGCTTGATCGAACGGCTCTCGGTGCGGCCCACGGACAGCGAGGCTCCCCTCGCCACCCTGTCCGGCGGAAACCAGCAGAAGGTCGTGATCGGCCGGTGGCTCCGGGTCGGCCTGCGCCTGCTGATCCTCGAGGAGCCGACCGCGAGCGTGGACATCGGCGCCAAGGCCGCGGTCTACCGCCTGCTCGACGACGGGTTGGCCGCCGGCCTCGCGGTCCTGCTGATCTCCACCGACTTCGAGGAGGTCGCGGGCGTGTGCCGACGCGCCCTGGTCTTCGTCCGGGGATCCGTGACGGCCGAACTGAGCGGTCGGGATCTCACCGTCGCCGGGCTCACCCGGGCGGCGTCGGCCATGCCCCTCTCCGGCACCGCGACCCACCCATGA
- a CDS encoding SpoIIE family protein phosphatase produces the protein MPTGHATGGTGPARSRERFLQGEPVEAGVRTSILSSWQRSRSLGLSPDQADLPFRDDFDRDARIIRAAVPVLDRLQARFAGSKMNISVADASGTVLLRRFGEASLARSLPAFQRVPGFVFAERVAGTNGIGLALAERQLIRVHGAEHFAERSQRSACRALPVRDPLSGRIEGVLCFGYPSSTEDPGLAITLRKAAHAIERRLLGQSSARERALLRAYLDTGATASVGLHHTVGVDELALELHPRDRAVLTEKAAELISRGQRAAAVVSLFDGRRVTLVSRPMRSGSGVEGVAIEAVLPGPAPREPLAVPTQVDVPPGFSGHLAVVTAVRPPRFVPATAAHRRLPVARLSRHLPDISYGRFGTAGRGGVADDHPDAPPRTRGLVMVGEPRVGTYALAARRRLELLTEASARIGTTLDVRRTAQELAETAVPRLADFVTIDLPEAVLRGEESADPRTDLHRTVVHGIRDDLPFSPVGKQVDFGPTTPQIRCLTSGQAVLEPDLKAAAGWLAQDPEHTERLLTQVHSLIAVPLVARGVILGIASFYRAQDPAPFGDDDRSLGLELANRAALSIDNARRYTRERTMVLTLQRSLLPHDLPDQDAVEIAHRYLPAESDVGGDWYDVIPLSGTRIGLFVGDVVGHGMLSAATMGQLRTAARSFAELDFPPDEVLTHLDNLVGRLDREEPAAGAGVIGATCLYAIYDPTSQQCTMARAGHPPPALVRPDGTVSFPDLPAGPPLGLGGLPFEAAEIHLPEGSRLLLYTDGLIEDRHRDVDVVLDQLRGALAHPEHTPEQTCQAVLETVAPAHPCDDIALLVARTHALDPQRIAAWDLPADPARVSEVRAAALRQLADWGLDEAAFAAELMLSELVTNAIRHGAGPIRVRLLHDRTLICEVSDASNTAPHLRRAASTDEGGRGLFLVAQLAQSWGTRYLTEGKVIWAECGLDAA, from the coding sequence ATGCCGACAGGGCACGCGACAGGCGGCACAGGGCCTGCCCGTTCCCGTGAGCGGTTTCTTCAGGGTGAGCCGGTCGAGGCGGGCGTGCGCACATCGATCCTGAGTTCGTGGCAGCGCAGCCGCTCCCTCGGCCTCTCGCCGGACCAGGCCGACCTGCCCTTCCGGGACGATTTCGACCGGGACGCCCGGATCATCCGCGCGGCCGTCCCCGTGCTCGACCGACTGCAGGCCAGGTTCGCCGGCAGCAAGATGAACATCTCCGTAGCCGATGCGAGCGGCACGGTCCTCCTGCGCCGTTTCGGAGAGGCGTCGCTGGCCAGGAGTCTTCCGGCGTTTCAGCGCGTTCCGGGATTCGTGTTCGCCGAACGGGTCGCGGGTACCAACGGCATCGGTCTCGCACTGGCGGAGCGGCAACTCATCCGGGTTCACGGTGCCGAGCACTTCGCCGAGCGCTCCCAGCGAAGCGCCTGCCGCGCGCTCCCCGTCCGCGATCCGCTCAGCGGTCGCATCGAGGGCGTCCTGTGCTTCGGCTATCCGAGCAGCACCGAAGACCCGGGGCTGGCGATCACGCTACGCAAGGCGGCCCATGCCATCGAGCGGCGGCTGCTGGGGCAGAGTTCCGCGCGTGAACGCGCTCTGTTGCGGGCGTACCTGGACACCGGAGCCACGGCCTCCGTCGGCCTTCACCACACCGTCGGTGTGGACGAACTGGCCCTCGAACTGCATCCCCGCGACCGGGCGGTCCTCACGGAGAAGGCCGCCGAGCTGATCTCGCGCGGGCAGCGGGCCGCCGCCGTCGTGTCCCTGTTCGACGGTCGGCGGGTCACGCTCGTGAGCCGGCCGATGAGAAGTGGCTCAGGGGTGGAAGGTGTTGCCATCGAGGCCGTCCTCCCCGGCCCCGCACCGCGCGAGCCCCTCGCCGTCCCGACCCAGGTCGACGTACCGCCGGGCTTCTCCGGCCACCTCGCCGTGGTCACCGCCGTCCGGCCGCCCCGGTTCGTTCCGGCCACGGCGGCCCACAGGCGTCTGCCCGTCGCCAGGCTGTCCAGGCACCTTCCCGACATCTCCTACGGCCGGTTCGGCACCGCCGGCAGGGGTGGCGTGGCGGACGATCACCCCGACGCCCCGCCCCGGACAAGAGGGCTCGTGATGGTGGGGGAACCTCGCGTGGGGACGTACGCCCTGGCCGCGCGCCGCCGCCTGGAGCTGCTGACCGAGGCCAGCGCCCGCATAGGTACCACCCTGGACGTGCGTCGTACCGCCCAGGAACTCGCCGAGACGGCGGTGCCACGACTGGCCGACTTCGTCACCATCGACCTGCCCGAGGCCGTACTGCGTGGCGAGGAGTCCGCCGACCCCCGCACCGACCTGCACCGCACGGTGGTGCACGGGATCCGCGACGACCTTCCCTTCAGCCCGGTCGGAAAGCAGGTCGACTTCGGCCCGACCACGCCGCAGATACGCTGTCTGACCAGCGGACAGGCCGTGCTGGAACCGGATCTGAAGGCCGCTGCGGGCTGGCTCGCCCAGGACCCCGAGCACACCGAACGGCTGCTCACCCAGGTCCACTCCCTCATCGCGGTCCCCCTGGTGGCCCGCGGCGTGATCCTGGGCATCGCCAGCTTCTACCGTGCGCAGGACCCCGCCCCCTTCGGTGACGACGACCGCTCGCTGGGCCTGGAACTCGCCAACCGCGCCGCGCTGTCCATCGACAACGCCCGGCGCTACACGCGCGAACGCACCATGGTCCTCACCCTCCAGCGCAGCCTGCTGCCGCACGATCTGCCCGACCAGGACGCCGTGGAGATCGCTCATCGCTATCTGCCCGCCGAATCCGACGTGGGCGGAGACTGGTACGACGTCATCCCTCTCTCCGGCACCCGTATCGGCCTCTTCGTCGGGGACGTCGTCGGCCACGGCATGCTTTCCGCCGCCACCATGGGCCAGCTGCGCACCGCCGCGCGCAGCTTCGCCGAACTCGACTTCCCCCCGGACGAAGTCCTCACCCACCTCGACAACCTCGTGGGACGCCTGGACCGGGAGGAACCCGCCGCCGGTGCCGGTGTCATCGGTGCGACCTGCCTGTACGCCATCTACGACCCGACCTCACAGCAGTGCACCATGGCCCGGGCCGGCCACCCTCCGCCCGCGCTGGTGCGGCCCGACGGCACGGTGTCGTTCCCCGACCTGCCCGCCGGGCCCCCTCTCGGCCTGGGGGGCCTGCCCTTCGAAGCCGCCGAGATCCACCTCCCCGAGGGCAGCCGGCTGCTCCTCTACACGGACGGACTCATCGAGGACCGGCACCGCGACGTCGACGTGGTCCTCGATCAGCTGCGCGGCGCCCTGGCCCACCCCGAGCACACACCGGAGCAGACCTGTCAGGCGGTCCTGGAAACCGTCGCGCCCGCCCACCCCTGCGACGACATCGCCCTGCTCGTCGCCCGCACCCACGCGCTGGACCCGCAGCGGATCGCCGCCTGGGACCTGCCCGCCGATCCGGCCCGGGTCAGTGAAGTCCGCGCCGCCGCCCTGCGGCAACTGGCCGATTGGGGACTCGACGAGGCCGCGTTCGCCGCCGAGCTGATGCTCAGCGAGCTGGTGACCAACGCCATCCGCCACGGTGCCGGGCCCATTCGGGTACGGCTGCTTCACGACCGCACCCTGATCTGCGAGGTCTCCGACGCCAGCAACACCGCCCCGCACCTGCGTCGGGCGGCCAGCACCGACGAGGGCGGCCGTGGCCTGTTCCTCGTGGCGCAGCTGGCACAGAGCTGGGGTACGCGCTATCTGACCGAGGGCAAGGTCATCTGGGCCGAATGCGGGCTCGACGCCGCCTGA
- a CDS encoding SDR family NAD(P)-dependent oxidoreductase codes for MNTVQKVALITGASQGIGAALVTAYRELGYGVVAISRSIGDFSDSAALAVRADVTEPGVGARIVDAALGRFGRIDTLINNAGIFIAKPFTEYTDEDYDAVAGVNLRGFFEVSRSAVAAMLSRAGGGHLVNVSTTLVDHADSRVPAALASLTKGGLNAVTKALAIEYASRGIRVNTVALGTVRTPMHPTTEYEALAALQPIGRVGEIDDVVDAILYLESASFVTGEILHVDGGQSAGR; via the coding sequence GTGAACACCGTGCAGAAGGTCGCCCTCATCACCGGCGCTTCGCAGGGCATCGGCGCCGCCCTTGTCACCGCCTACCGCGAGCTCGGCTACGGGGTCGTGGCGATCTCCCGGTCCATCGGCGATTTCAGTGACTCTGCGGCACTGGCCGTGCGGGCCGATGTGACCGAGCCGGGCGTCGGCGCTCGTATCGTCGACGCGGCTCTCGGGCGGTTCGGCCGGATCGACACGCTGATCAACAACGCCGGAATCTTCATCGCCAAGCCGTTCACCGAATACACCGACGAGGACTACGACGCCGTGGCCGGGGTGAACCTGCGCGGCTTCTTCGAGGTCTCCCGCAGCGCCGTCGCCGCCATGCTCTCCCGGGCCGGTGGGGGCCACCTGGTGAATGTCTCGACCACCCTGGTCGACCACGCCGACTCGAGGGTGCCCGCAGCGCTCGCGTCGCTGACCAAAGGTGGACTGAACGCGGTCACCAAGGCGCTGGCGATCGAGTACGCGTCCCGCGGCATCCGGGTCAACACCGTCGCGCTCGGCACCGTCCGCACCCCGATGCACCCGACCACGGAGTACGAGGCTCTCGCCGCGTTGCAGCCGATCGGCAGGGTGGGCGAGATCGACGACGTGGTCGACGCGATCCTGTACCTCGAGAGCGCCTCGTTCGTCACCGGAGAGATCCTGCACGTCGACGGGGGTCAGAGCGCGGGGCGCTGA
- a CDS encoding ricin-type beta-trefoil lectin domain protein, whose amino-acid sequence MVRKALASATAVGVGLAFVIASAANVSAYQPSSSNLYVADNPGACNKNPCVLYPKSAQLPSGRIVAAFENDQTAPVGQTMPVYKSDDEGTTWQKLADVKAPAYLSSDAKYAKYTSNWTNPYLYVLPQNVGNLSAGTLLLASVVSGDDYYYEEQKAANSSWTPSSDGDRKDVALALYSSTDDGATWNIVNIIATGGWQGGSAGSLGRVSTANTHAQVDPVWEPHLVARNGQLVAYYSDENDYLGYDAGTGVPVLDPDNDTASDSGGQVLVHRTWGGNSTSWSGPVVDVPGSTVDRGNGKTEIGGGRPGMTTIAPTTDGTWLLTYEYWGGGTNVRYKIADDPLKFYAAADAPITNLPVPTGGHTLSAGGSPVLLPMPDGRIVYNASGSGNVWVNESGLSNGSWKEYQTPIAAGYSRTLQYVTGTGRVLVLQASWSGGSVGPVHYAEVDLGRSDGTYDTLVNRLTGQVLSPDTGKTQDANLTGNVPDLVLKARNATDDSQRWHLTAKGANVTLLNKTGGRSVAIWTGSATAGQKLAQWVDDGATDKQWALVSSSTSGYYKLRSVKNTSLYMSGATAGGSVTVAASADDGSQDWQLVQDPLPTDASFTLKGANSGRCLDVPNGQTGVQVQIYDCSGNTNQTITQTAAGELRVSGKCLAANSDGTTAGTKLILWACNGKSSQKWWFRLDGSVVNRSNGLAIDVTNWATANGSPVELWTALGNATQRWSRG is encoded by the coding sequence TTGGTACGGAAGGCTCTCGCGTCGGCGACAGCCGTCGGCGTCGGCCTGGCGTTCGTCATCGCCTCCGCGGCGAACGTCTCGGCATATCAGCCGAGCTCGTCGAACTTGTATGTGGCGGACAATCCCGGCGCGTGCAACAAGAATCCCTGCGTTCTGTACCCGAAGTCGGCCCAGCTTCCGAGCGGCCGGATCGTGGCGGCGTTCGAGAACGATCAGACCGCCCCGGTGGGCCAGACGATGCCCGTCTACAAGAGTGACGATGAGGGGACGACGTGGCAGAAGCTGGCCGATGTCAAAGCACCGGCCTACCTGTCGAGTGACGCCAAGTACGCGAAGTACACGAGCAATTGGACGAACCCGTATCTCTATGTACTCCCGCAGAATGTCGGAAACCTGAGCGCCGGCACACTGCTTCTCGCGAGCGTGGTCTCGGGGGACGACTATTACTACGAGGAGCAGAAGGCCGCCAATTCCAGTTGGACGCCGTCCAGTGACGGCGACCGAAAGGACGTGGCGCTCGCGCTGTACTCCAGCACCGACGACGGCGCGACCTGGAACATCGTCAACATCATCGCCACCGGCGGCTGGCAGGGCGGCAGCGCGGGAAGCCTCGGGCGCGTCTCGACCGCCAACACCCACGCGCAGGTCGACCCGGTCTGGGAGCCGCACCTCGTCGCCCGGAACGGCCAACTCGTCGCCTACTACTCGGACGAGAACGACTACCTCGGCTACGACGCCGGCACCGGCGTGCCGGTCCTCGACCCGGACAACGACACCGCGTCGGACTCGGGCGGCCAGGTCCTCGTACACAGAACCTGGGGCGGCAACAGCACATCCTGGAGCGGACCGGTCGTCGACGTCCCGGGTTCCACCGTGGACCGCGGCAACGGCAAGACGGAGATCGGCGGCGGCCGCCCGGGCATGACGACGATCGCCCCGACCACCGACGGCACATGGCTCCTCACCTACGAGTACTGGGGCGGCGGAACGAACGTCCGATACAAGATCGCGGACGATCCCCTGAAGTTCTACGCAGCCGCCGACGCCCCGATCACCAACCTGCCCGTGCCCACCGGCGGACACACGCTGTCCGCGGGCGGCAGCCCGGTGCTCCTCCCGATGCCGGACGGACGGATCGTCTACAACGCGTCGGGCAGCGGAAACGTCTGGGTGAACGAGTCCGGTCTCAGCAACGGGTCCTGGAAGGAGTACCAGACACCGATCGCCGCCGGTTACAGCCGCACTCTCCAGTACGTCACGGGCACGGGACGCGTCCTCGTCCTCCAGGCGTCCTGGAGCGGCGGAAGCGTCGGGCCCGTGCACTATGCCGAGGTCGACCTCGGCCGGTCCGACGGTACCTACGACACCCTCGTCAACCGCCTGACCGGTCAGGTCCTCAGCCCCGACACCGGGAAGACGCAGGACGCGAACCTCACCGGAAACGTCCCCGACCTCGTCCTCAAGGCCCGGAACGCCACGGACGACTCGCAGCGCTGGCATCTCACGGCCAAGGGCGCCAACGTGACCCTGCTCAACAAGACCGGCGGCCGCTCGGTCGCGATCTGGACCGGCAGCGCGACGGCCGGGCAGAAGCTGGCCCAGTGGGTCGACGACGGCGCCACCGACAAGCAGTGGGCCCTGGTCTCCTCGTCGACCAGCGGGTACTACAAGCTCCGCTCGGTCAAGAACACCAGCCTGTACATGAGCGGAGCGACCGCGGGCGGTTCCGTCACCGTGGCGGCGTCGGCGGACGACGGCTCACAGGACTGGCAGCTGGTCCAGGACCCCCTGCCGACCGACGCGTCCTTCACCCTGAAGGGTGCCAACTCCGGCCGCTGCCTCGATGTCCCGAACGGCCAGACGGGCGTGCAGGTCCAGATCTACGACTGCTCGGGCAACACCAACCAGACCATCACCCAGACCGCGGCCGGCGAACTCCGCGTCTCCGGCAAGTGCCTCGCCGCGAACAGCGACGGCACCACCGCGGGTACCAAGCTCATCCTCTGGGCCTGCAACGGGAAGTCCAGCCAGAAGTGGTGGTTCCGTCTGGACGGTTCCGTCGTCAACCGCTCCAACGGTCTCGCCATCGACGTGACCAACTGGGCGACGGCCAACGGGTCGCCCGTGGAACTCTGGACGGCCCTCGGCAACGCCACCCAGAGGTGGAGCCGGGGATAG
- a CDS encoding carbohydrate ABC transporter permease, which yields MSTTLTRTRAGVGKDDGADAAGCPATARRAPWPHRAATALRRAVTGGAALLWTALVVVPVYWLVVTSLRSGTDFTTASPLAPPGHPTLANYRTVLDGDFATYLLNSAVVTVATVVFTVVAALMAAFAIVRNSGSRWSRVTFRLFLLGLAIPLQAVIIPVYLLIIRMRLYDSLAAIVLPSVAFALPITVMILVSFLRDVPRSLFEAMVVDGAGDWRMLISLAAPLARPALVTVAVYDGLQVWNGFLFPLILTQSGDKAVLPLALTLYRGQFGIDVPATMAAVVLSTLPMFVVFVLARRQLVAGLTAGFSK from the coding sequence GTGAGCACCACCCTGACACGGACGCGCGCAGGCGTCGGCAAGGACGACGGGGCGGACGCCGCCGGGTGTCCGGCGACGGCGCGGCGGGCCCCCTGGCCGCACCGGGCGGCGACGGCCCTGCGCCGTGCCGTCACCGGCGGCGCCGCGCTGCTGTGGACGGCGCTGGTCGTCGTGCCCGTCTACTGGCTCGTCGTGACCAGCCTGCGCAGCGGTACGGACTTCACCACCGCGAGTCCGCTGGCCCCGCCCGGCCACCCCACCCTGGCGAACTACCGAACCGTCCTGGACGGCGACTTCGCGACCTATCTACTCAACAGCGCCGTCGTGACCGTGGCGACGGTCGTGTTCACCGTCGTCGCGGCCCTGATGGCGGCGTTCGCGATCGTCCGCAACTCCGGCAGCCGCTGGTCGCGGGTGACGTTCCGGCTGTTCCTGCTGGGACTGGCGATCCCGTTGCAGGCGGTCATCATCCCGGTGTACCTGCTGATCATCCGGATGCGGCTGTACGACAGCCTGGCGGCGATCGTGCTGCCGTCGGTGGCGTTCGCGCTGCCCATCACCGTGATGATCCTGGTGAGCTTCCTGCGGGACGTGCCCCGTTCCCTGTTCGAGGCGATGGTCGTCGACGGCGCGGGCGACTGGCGCATGCTGATCTCGCTCGCGGCGCCGCTGGCGCGCCCGGCGCTGGTGACGGTCGCCGTGTACGACGGCCTCCAGGTCTGGAACGGCTTCCTCTTCCCGCTGATCCTCACCCAGAGCGGCGACAAGGCGGTGCTGCCGCTCGCCCTGACGCTCTACCGGGGCCAGTTCGGCATCGACGTTCCGGCGACCATGGCCGCGGTGGTGCTCTCCACGCTGCCCATGTTCGTGGTGTTCGTGCTCGCCCGGCGCCAGCTCGTCGCCGGCCTCACCGCCGGATTCTCCAAGTAG